The following are encoded in a window of Sinorhizobium sojae CCBAU 05684 genomic DNA:
- a CDS encoding invasion associated locus B family protein → MIFKSNFTKRAGMAALALTVAAAGVPGVASAQQAGGKAPRGWFKVCTKQEDNDVCIVQNLLTANNGQLVTAVGLITVSGKVNRKALQVSVPSARMIPPGVQMQIDGGKAVKLDYAICMPDKCVAEAPLSDAVIASLKKGNEVVFTSVNFQRAPNPIKMTLEGFTGVFDGEPIEQSQLEERQRLLQEEMQKKAEDARKKLEEAQKAAKQQ, encoded by the coding sequence ATGATCTTCAAGTCGAACTTCACCAAACGCGCGGGTATGGCAGCGCTGGCGCTCACCGTAGCAGCCGCCGGCGTGCCGGGCGTTGCATCCGCGCAGCAGGCGGGGGGCAAGGCGCCGCGTGGTTGGTTCAAGGTCTGCACAAAGCAGGAGGACAACGACGTCTGCATCGTGCAGAACCTGCTTACCGCCAATAACGGCCAGCTCGTCACTGCGGTCGGCCTGATCACCGTCTCCGGCAAGGTCAATCGCAAGGCGCTGCAGGTTTCCGTACCGTCCGCGCGCATGATCCCGCCGGGCGTCCAGATGCAGATCGACGGCGGCAAGGCCGTCAAGCTCGACTACGCGATCTGCATGCCCGACAAGTGCGTCGCCGAGGCGCCGCTTTCCGACGCAGTGATCGCCAGCCTGAAGAAGGGCAATGAGGTCGTCTTTACGTCGGTCAATTTCCAGCGCGCTCCCAATCCCATCAAGATGACGCTGGAAGGCTTCACCGGCGTCTTTGACGGCGAGCCGATCGAACAGTCGCAGCTCGAAGAGCGTCAGCGCCTGCTGCAGGAGGAAATGCAGAAGAAGGCCGAGGACGCGCGCAAGAAGCTGGAAGAGGCGCAGAAGGCCGCCAAGCAGCAGTAA
- the hspQ gene encoding heat shock protein HspQ: MKQRNAKFEIGQVVRHRYFPFRGVIFDVDPEYANTEDWWNAIPQEIRPTKDQPFYHLFAENDDSEYVAYVSEQNLVSDETGQPIRHAQVDALFEKADDSHYRPKAVYQH; this comes from the coding sequence ATGAAACAGAGAAACGCGAAATTCGAGATCGGGCAGGTGGTCCGGCACCGGTACTTCCCGTTTCGGGGCGTCATCTTCGACGTCGATCCGGAATATGCAAACACCGAGGATTGGTGGAATGCAATTCCGCAGGAGATCCGGCCAACCAAGGATCAACCTTTTTATCACCTGTTCGCCGAGAACGACGACAGCGAATATGTCGCCTACGTCTCGGAACAGAACCTCGTCTCCGACGAGACCGGGCAGCCGATCCGGCACGCTCAGGTAGACGCCCTGTTTGAAAAGGCCGACGATAGCCACTACAGGCCCAAGGCCGTCTACCAGCATTGA
- the glnA gene encoding type I glutamate--ammonia ligase has translation MTTASDVLKQIQENDVKFVDLRFTDPKGKLQHVTMDVVVVDEDMFADGVMFDGSSIAGWKAINESDMVLMPDPETAHMDPFFAQSTMVIMCDILDPVSGEAYNRDPRGTAKKAEAYLKASGVGDTVFVGPEAEFFVFDDVRYKADPYNTGFKLDCTELPSNDDSDYETGNLGHRPRVKGGYFPVPPVDSCQDMRSEMLTVLAEMGVTVEKHHHEVAAAQHELGVKFDALVRNADKMQIYKYVVHQVANAYGKTATFMPKPVFGDNGSGMHVHMSIWKDGKPTFAGDEYAGLSETCLYFIGGIIKHAKAINAFTNPSTNSYKRLVPGYEAPVLLAYSARNRSASCRIPFGSNPKAKRVEVRFPDPSANPYLAFAAMLMAGLDGIKNKIHPGKAMDKDLYDLPPKELKKIPTVCGSLREALESLDKDRKFLTAGGVFDDDQIDSFIELKMQEVMRFEMTPHPVEFDMYYSV, from the coding sequence ATGACGACTGCGAGTGACGTTCTGAAGCAGATCCAGGAAAACGACGTCAAATTCGTCGACCTGCGCTTTACCGATCCAAAAGGCAAATTGCAGCATGTGACCATGGATGTTGTTGTCGTCGACGAGGACATGTTCGCCGACGGCGTCATGTTCGACGGCTCCTCGATCGCCGGCTGGAAGGCCATCAACGAGTCCGACATGGTGCTGATGCCCGACCCGGAAACGGCGCATATGGATCCGTTCTTCGCGCAGTCCACCATGGTCATCATGTGCGACATCCTCGATCCGGTTTCCGGCGAAGCCTATAACCGCGACCCGCGCGGCACCGCGAAAAAGGCCGAAGCCTACCTCAAGGCCTCCGGCGTCGGCGACACCGTCTTCGTCGGGCCGGAAGCCGAATTCTTCGTCTTCGACGACGTCCGGTACAAGGCCGATCCCTACAATACCGGCTTCAAGCTCGACTGCACCGAGCTGCCCTCCAACGACGACTCCGACTACGAAACGGGCAACCTCGGCCATCGCCCGCGCGTCAAGGGCGGTTACTTCCCGGTTCCGCCGGTCGACAGCTGCCAGGACATGCGCTCCGAGATGCTGACGGTGCTCGCCGAAATGGGTGTGACGGTGGAGAAGCACCACCACGAAGTGGCCGCCGCCCAGCACGAGCTCGGCGTCAAATTCGACGCGCTCGTCCGCAACGCCGATAAGATGCAGATTTACAAATATGTCGTGCATCAGGTCGCCAATGCCTATGGCAAGACCGCGACCTTCATGCCGAAGCCGGTCTTCGGCGACAACGGTTCGGGCATGCACGTGCACATGTCGATCTGGAAGGACGGTAAGCCGACCTTCGCCGGCGACGAGTATGCCGGCCTTTCGGAAACCTGCCTCTACTTCATCGGCGGCATCATCAAGCATGCCAAGGCGATCAACGCCTTCACCAACCCGTCGACGAACTCCTACAAGCGCCTCGTCCCGGGCTATGAAGCACCGGTTCTGCTCGCCTATTCCGCCCGCAACCGCTCGGCCTCCTGCCGCATTCCCTTCGGCAGCAACCCGAAGGCAAAGCGCGTCGAAGTCCGCTTCCCCGACCCGAGCGCGAACCCCTACCTCGCCTTCGCCGCCATGCTGATGGCCGGCCTCGACGGCATCAAGAACAAGATCCATCCGGGCAAGGCGATGGACAAGGATCTCTACGATCTGCCGCCCAAGGAACTGAAGAAGATTCCGACGGTTTGCGGCAGCCTGCGAGAAGCTCTGGAAAGCCTCGACAAGGACCGCAAGTTCCTGACCGCCGGCGGCGTCTTCGACGACGACCAGATCGACTCGTTCATCGAACTCAAGATGCAGGAAGTCATGCGCTTCGAAATGACCCCGCATCCGGTCGAGTTCGACATGTACTACTCCGTCTGA
- a CDS encoding P-II family nitrogen regulator, producing MKKIEAIIKPFKLDEVKEALQEVGLQGITVTEAKGFGRQKGHTELYRGAEYVVDFLPKVKVEVVLADENAEAVIEAIRNAAQTGRIGDGKIFVSNVEEVIRIRTGETGLDAI from the coding sequence ATGAAAAAGATCGAAGCGATCATAAAACCCTTCAAGCTCGACGAAGTGAAGGAAGCCCTTCAGGAAGTCGGCCTGCAGGGTATCACCGTCACGGAAGCAAAGGGCTTCGGACGGCAGAAGGGACACACGGAACTTTACCGCGGCGCCGAATATGTCGTCGACTTCCTGCCGAAGGTAAAAGTCGAGGTGGTGCTCGCGGACGAGAATGCGGAAGCGGTAATCGAAGCGATCCGCAACGCCGCGCAAACCGGGCGCATCGGCGACGGAAAGATCTTCGTGTCCAACGTCGAAGAAGTCATTCGTATCCGTACGGGCGAAACCGGCCTCGACGCCATCTGA
- a CDS encoding bifunctional ADP-dependent NAD(P)H-hydrate dehydratase/NAD(P)H-hydrate epimerase, which yields MRKALQDILVTPAEMTAVDQDAAASGIDSFSLMRSAGMAVSAAALRLFPSATRFVVLCGPGNNGGDGYVAAAALAESGASLAVFAPGDVGKLKGDAARARATYAGEVHAIETYEPRTGDVVIDALFGAGLVRDLPKAVQEAISRVDDRCLPVIAVDLPSGIDGRSGAVRGASFTATHTVTFMAAKPGHLLLPGRTHCGSLEVFDIGIPDRLVRSRAGDLRINTPAVWQQHARGLDPATHKFKRGHLVVFSGPQTSTGAARLSAMAGLNAGAGLVTLASPPEALAANAAHLTAVMLKEIGKAGDLAEWLKDRRLGAFVLGPGFGVGKKAREFALMLCGRALVLDADAVTAFMERRTELFDRIAAEGGQVVMTPHEGEFARLFPEIAADTALSKIEKALAAAKLSHAVILYKGSDTVVAAPSGRAVVNANAPPWLATAGSGDVLTGIIGAHLAQGMPAFEAAAAAVWRHGEAGMRAGRGTTAETLVENIAPLPE from the coding sequence ATGCGCAAGGCACTTCAGGACATATTGGTGACGCCGGCGGAGATGACGGCGGTCGACCAAGACGCGGCCGCCTCGGGCATCGACAGTTTCTCGCTCATGCGCTCGGCGGGTATGGCGGTGTCGGCGGCGGCCCTGCGGCTCTTTCCATCTGCCACCCGTTTCGTGGTGCTTTGCGGCCCCGGCAACAATGGCGGCGACGGTTATGTGGCGGCAGCCGCACTCGCCGAGAGTGGCGCGAGCCTCGCCGTCTTCGCTCCGGGCGACGTCGGCAAGCTGAAGGGCGATGCGGCGCGGGCACGCGCGACCTATGCCGGCGAGGTTCACGCGATAGAAACCTATGAGCCGCGAACCGGAGACGTGGTAATCGATGCTCTGTTCGGAGCGGGGCTCGTCCGCGATTTGCCGAAGGCAGTTCAGGAGGCCATCAGTCGGGTCGATGACAGGTGCCTACCCGTGATCGCCGTCGATCTCCCCTCCGGCATCGATGGACGGAGCGGCGCGGTACGCGGCGCGAGTTTCACCGCCACGCATACGGTGACCTTCATGGCCGCAAAACCTGGCCATCTGCTCCTGCCGGGGCGCACACACTGCGGCTCGCTCGAGGTGTTCGACATCGGTATCCCCGACCGTTTGGTGCGATCGCGTGCCGGCGACCTCAGGATCAATACGCCGGCGGTCTGGCAACAGCATGCGCGCGGCCTAGATCCGGCGACGCATAAATTCAAGCGCGGCCATCTCGTCGTATTTTCCGGACCGCAGACCTCCACCGGCGCCGCGCGCCTGTCGGCGATGGCCGGCCTCAACGCCGGCGCGGGGCTGGTGACGCTCGCCTCGCCGCCGGAGGCGCTAGCGGCCAACGCTGCGCATCTCACGGCCGTGATGCTCAAGGAAATAGGCAAGGCCGGCGATCTTGCCGAATGGCTGAAGGACAGGCGCTTAGGCGCATTCGTGCTGGGCCCTGGCTTCGGCGTCGGAAAGAAGGCGAGGGAGTTTGCGCTGATGCTCTGCGGCCGGGCGCTGGTCCTCGATGCCGACGCAGTGACGGCCTTCATGGAGCGGAGGACGGAGCTTTTCGACCGGATCGCGGCGGAGGGTGGGCAGGTGGTCATGACGCCGCACGAGGGCGAGTTTGCCCGTCTCTTCCCCGAGATCGCCGCCGACACTGCGCTCTCCAAGATCGAGAAGGCGCTGGCCGCTGCCAAGCTCAGCCATGCGGTGATCCTGTACAAGGGATCGGATACGGTCGTCGCGGCACCGTCCGGCCGCGCCGTCGTCAATGCGAATGCGCCGCCCTGGCTTGCCACAGCCGGATCAGGCGACGTGCTTACCGGCATCATCGGCGCGCACCTCGCGCAAGGGATGCCGGCTTTCGAAGCGGCCGCGGCCGCCGTCTGGCGCCATGGCGAGGCGGGCATGCGCGCCGGCCGCGGCACGACGGCCGAGACGCTTGTGGAGAACATTGCACCGCTTCCCGAATAG
- the gpt gene encoding xanthine phosphoribosyltransferase — translation MSLPEKAFPVSWDQFHRDARALAWRLADNGQEWRAMVCITRGGLVPAAIISRELNIRMIETVCIASYHDYDTQGQMRVLKGISEEIARDGGEGVLIVDDLTDTGKTAAEVRAMLPKAHFAAVYAKPKGRPLVDTFVTEVSQDTWIYFPWDLGFTYQEPIAKGTRG, via the coding sequence ATGTCCCTTCCCGAAAAAGCCTTTCCCGTATCCTGGGATCAGTTCCACCGCGACGCGCGTGCGCTCGCCTGGCGGCTTGCCGATAACGGGCAGGAGTGGCGCGCAATGGTCTGCATCACTCGCGGCGGTCTCGTTCCGGCAGCGATCATCAGCCGCGAGCTCAACATCCGCATGATCGAAACCGTCTGCATCGCCTCTTATCACGACTATGACACCCAGGGGCAGATGAGGGTGCTCAAAGGAATCTCGGAGGAGATCGCCCGTGACGGCGGCGAAGGCGTTCTGATCGTCGACGACTTGACCGACACCGGCAAGACGGCGGCCGAGGTACGCGCCATGCTGCCGAAGGCGCATTTCGCTGCCGTCTACGCCAAGCCCAAGGGGCGCCCGCTGGTCGACACCTTCGTGACCGAGGTGAGCCAGGACACCTGGATATACTTCCCCTGGGACCTGGGCTTCACCTACCAGGAACCGATTGCGAAGGGCACGCGCGGCTAA
- a CDS encoding competence/damage-inducible protein A, translating into MTSATIVTAAMLAIGDELLSGRTKDKNIGHLADMLTLLGIDLREVRIVADDEAAIVEAVNALRGRYDHVFTSGGIGPTHDDITADAIAKAFGVECIHEPKAMELLGAMYERRGMEFTESRKRMARMPAGAEHIVNPVSTAPGFRIGNVYVMAGVPQVFQAMLDTLLPTLQAGTPILSRTVRSPFGEGDIGVPLTDVQKKHPETSIGSYPKFDGKSFSTDIVIRARDPSHLDAAEADVAAMIDVISRTRGV; encoded by the coding sequence ATGACCAGTGCCACGATCGTCACCGCCGCCATGCTCGCCATCGGCGACGAACTTCTCTCCGGCCGGACCAAGGACAAGAATATCGGCCATCTCGCCGATATGCTGACCCTGCTCGGCATCGATCTCCGCGAAGTCCGCATCGTTGCCGATGACGAGGCGGCAATCGTCGAGGCCGTCAATGCGCTTCGCGGCCGTTACGACCACGTCTTCACCTCGGGCGGCATAGGTCCGACCCACGACGACATAACAGCCGACGCGATCGCAAAGGCATTCGGCGTCGAATGCATCCACGAACCCAAGGCGATGGAATTGCTCGGCGCAATGTACGAGCGGCGCGGCATGGAGTTCACCGAGTCGCGCAAGCGGATGGCGCGCATGCCCGCCGGGGCCGAGCACATCGTCAATCCCGTATCCACGGCACCGGGATTCCGGATCGGCAATGTCTATGTCATGGCCGGCGTTCCGCAGGTGTTCCAGGCGATGCTCGATACCCTCCTGCCCACCCTGCAAGCCGGAACTCCCATCCTGTCGCGCACGGTCCGTTCGCCGTTCGGCGAAGGGGACATAGGCGTTCCCTTGACCGATGTTCAAAAGAAGCACCCGGAGACCAGCATCGGCTCCTATCCGAAATTCGACGGCAAGAGCTTCTCAACCGACATCGTCATTCGGGCGCGCGACCCTTCGCATCTCGACGCCGCGGAAGCCGACGTGGCGGCCATGATCGACGTCATCTCCCGGACCCGCGGCGTCTAG
- a CDS encoding DUF2188 domain-containing protein, producing MARIVYSIVPHDGGWAYKAGDAYSEPFPSREMAVTAARIAAAEQQVGGEDEEISFQDEAGNWHFEHADGGDRPEATVEDG from the coding sequence ATGGCGCGGATCGTTTATTCCATCGTTCCACACGACGGAGGCTGGGCTTACAAGGCGGGCGATGCGTATTCGGAGCCCTTTCCCAGTCGCGAGATGGCGGTAACGGCTGCCAGGATCGCGGCTGCCGAGCAGCAGGTCGGCGGCGAGGACGAGGAAATCAGCTTTCAGGACGAGGCGGGGAACTGGCATTTCGAGCATGCAGATGGGGGAGATCGCCCTGAGGCAACCGTCGAGGACGGCTGA